The following coding sequences are from one Halobellus litoreus window:
- a CDS encoding replication factor A (Replication protein A protects and stabilize the intermediate ssDNA that is generated by the unwinding action of a DNA helicase at the replication fork. In addition, SSBs prevent the formation of secondary structures by single-stranded template DNA.), whose product MSSNTKSAELAVTVSDTDLSEAATGILEQFPDDLDGDLPSVEEVASRLEKMTNQYKVPLDEARRAAVSHYRDVFGLEYDDLEFPGQSAGDVTLASINQHEQWVDVTVKIVELWDPTHDSIDQVGLIGDESGRLKFTKWTKAELPTLEEGSVYKLSNVITSEYQGRYSINLNSRSNIEPVDGDIDVRADIEDVQLSVPMVAIQSGSGLIKRCPDGDCTRVLQNGRCAEHGDVEGEFDLRIKAVFDDGETVQYAIFDREATEAIAGITLNEAIEQAMDALDTSVVEDALIDALVGRYYRVEGSIVGRYLLVNEAEQHG is encoded by the coding sequence ATGTCAAGCAACACAAAATCCGCAGAACTAGCCGTAACTGTCTCCGACACAGACCTCTCGGAGGCTGCAACCGGCATCCTCGAACAGTTCCCAGACGACCTTGATGGCGACCTCCCCAGCGTAGAGGAAGTCGCGAGCCGTCTCGAGAAGATGACCAACCAGTACAAGGTTCCTCTTGACGAGGCCCGCCGCGCCGCGGTCAGCCACTATCGCGACGTGTTCGGCCTCGAATACGATGACCTCGAGTTCCCTGGCCAGAGCGCCGGCGACGTCACCCTCGCCTCAATCAACCAGCACGAGCAGTGGGTGGACGTGACCGTAAAAATCGTCGAACTCTGGGACCCCACCCACGACAGCATCGACCAGGTCGGGCTCATCGGCGACGAGAGCGGTCGCCTCAAGTTCACCAAGTGGACGAAGGCCGAACTCCCAACCCTTGAGGAGGGTAGCGTCTACAAGCTTTCGAACGTCATCACCAGCGAGTACCAGGGGCGATACAGCATCAACCTCAACTCGCGCTCGAACATCGAACCTGTCGACGGCGACATCGACGTTAGAGCCGATATCGAAGATGTCCAACTCTCTGTCCCGATGGTTGCAATCCAGTCCGGGTCGGGACTCATCAAGCGGTGTCCCGACGGGGACTGCACGCGCGTCCTCCAGAATGGTCGGTGTGCAGAACACGGCGACGTTGAAGGGGAATTCGACCTTCGCATCAAAGCGGTCTTCGACGACGGTGAGACCGTCCAGTACGCAATCTTCGACCGCGAAGCGACTGAGGCCATCGCGGGTATCACGCTCAATGAGGCCATCGAGCAGGCGATGGACGCTCTCGATACCAGCGTTGTCGAGGACGCCCTCATCGACGCGCTCGTGGGCCGGTACTACCGTGTAGAAGGCTCTATTGTCGGTCGATATCTGCTCGTGAACGAGGCTGAACAGCACGGGTAA
- a CDS encoding transcription initiation factor IIB, whose product MSQDALENTDTTTHSTGSSSAGSGSPTPVSTRLRQNQQQTQSFSSETASEDEQSKATDSESTDEIQCPECATDEYLVIDEEETYCGECGLVLFRDILDRRLRWVDTGDGREPERGGAPTTHRLHHKGLPTEIGYNSDGYDRPLSRQTKRRFRRLRKWDSRSKTGSSRDRSLRLGLGEIARLVSALELSGSIHDCAADLYREVSAEGMLAGNSVEGMASACVYAACRLERLPRTLKEIGEVARVDIKEINQDYKCLNQDLELATPPPLPQDYIPRLASAVDASPRLERRAYQLSRSNAVGVLANGRQPNGVAVACLYHAFKESGQSNLRLTQQTLAEEGYTTPTTIRKLWRELQGLADDGELPDPDGNLDHFSLPCGTVVGDETDRMTPLYPTQQS is encoded by the coding sequence ATGTCTCAAGATGCCCTCGAGAACACTGACACTACGACCCATAGTACCGGCTCGTCTTCCGCCGGGTCGGGGTCTCCCACTCCCGTCTCGACGCGCCTCAGGCAGAACCAGCAGCAGACTCAGTCATTTTCCAGCGAGACTGCCTCCGAAGACGAGCAGTCGAAAGCCACGGACTCGGAATCGACCGATGAAATACAGTGTCCTGAGTGCGCAACCGACGAGTACCTCGTCATTGACGAGGAGGAAACCTACTGTGGGGAATGTGGCCTCGTACTCTTCCGTGATATCCTCGACCGGCGCCTTCGCTGGGTCGATACTGGGGACGGCCGTGAACCCGAACGTGGCGGCGCTCCCACCACACATCGCCTCCATCATAAGGGGCTCCCGACGGAGATCGGATATAACAGTGACGGGTACGACCGCCCGCTGTCGCGTCAGACCAAACGGCGTTTCCGTCGACTCCGTAAGTGGGATAGTCGATCGAAAACCGGCTCGAGTCGCGACCGCTCGCTCCGCCTCGGCCTCGGCGAAATCGCTCGCCTCGTCAGTGCGCTCGAACTCTCCGGCTCTATCCACGACTGCGCCGCTGACCTCTACCGCGAGGTTAGCGCAGAAGGGATGCTCGCCGGCAACTCCGTCGAAGGTATGGCGAGTGCCTGTGTGTACGCTGCTTGCCGTCTCGAACGCCTGCCACGCACGCTCAAAGAGATTGGTGAAGTCGCTCGTGTCGATATTAAAGAAATCAATCAGGACTACAAGTGCCTAAATCAAGATCTTGAGCTCGCAACGCCTCCACCACTCCCGCAGGACTACATCCCACGACTCGCGAGTGCCGTTGATGCCTCCCCTCGTCTCGAACGCCGTGCCTACCAGCTCTCCAGATCGAACGCTGTGGGTGTCCTCGCGAACGGCCGGCAACCGAACGGCGTCGCCGTTGCCTGTCTCTATCACGCCTTCAAAGAGAGTGGGCAAAGCAACCTCCGACTTACCCAACAAACTCTTGCCGAGGAAGGCTACACGACCCCGACAACGATTCGCAAGCTCTGGAGGGAGCTCCAAGGCCTTGCCGATGACGGAGAACTTCCCGATCCGGACGGCAACCTCGACCATTTCTCGTTACCCTGTGGAACGGTGGTAGGCGACGAGACGGATCGGATGACACCCCTATATCCTACGCAACAGTCCTAA
- a CDS encoding DUF555 domain-containing protein yields the protein MTSWRSDDEMSIDEQWYEIQLSVPWVVAGAKSVQDAINIAVAEVGTRTKSTEARSSEILVQDVVCPSCGYEMEAALCTTDFALVVLTVIVEMLAESHEESERVAKRELGVRMKDIPLTVLETRPVDEADEKPEMNFADLGRDVQSRNETKQT from the coding sequence ATGACGAGCTGGCGCAGCGACGACGAGATGAGTATCGATGAGCAGTGGTACGAAATTCAGTTGTCGGTCCCGTGGGTCGTCGCCGGCGCGAAGAGCGTCCAAGACGCAATCAACATCGCAGTTGCGGAAGTCGGTACGCGAACGAAGTCAACAGAAGCCCGGTCGTCGGAGATCCTCGTCCAAGATGTCGTCTGTCCCTCCTGTGGGTATGAAATGGAGGCGGCGCTCTGTACGACGGATTTTGCGCTGGTCGTACTGACTGTTATCGTCGAGATGTTGGCAGAGTCTCACGAGGAGAGCGAGCGTGTCGCGAAGCGCGAGTTGGGCGTCCGCATGAAGGACATCCCGCTCACGGTGTTGGAGACGCGACCGGTTGACGAAGCGGATGAAAAGCCAGAAATGAACTTCGCGGATCTTGGTCGCGACGTCCAATCCAGAAACGAAACAAAGCAAACGTGA
- a CDS encoding Cdc6/Cdc18 family protein, with amino-acid sequence MSNGTSTSDESRDLESASSDGQDDRSRVQTSEPKGSPDENGKPPSSDGDGTQFKVDDPLFSQRKGIFQNKEMVRVGWVPDGDRIVGRDDYISTISSCLNDAVYGGAPNHISITGKTGTGKSLVSRYVTRRAVNASVEDIRIGHTYLDCSKSSTEVQVISTIGQQLNDEDIYDEDEDIVKMPDTGLPKDKFYKRLWQILDHYDSAIIILDEVDLLKSDHVLMSLAKAVESNDTSCQIGIIAISNQINFFDELNPRTKSAFQTQELNFDPYNANQIQEILRGRDDAFRDGVLTDDVIPLVAAFSAQEHGDARKAMRLFRTAGELADREGSDVVGEDHVRSAQDTLEKDRFRDFLQGTPTQMKAACLSISAKSLYSRDDYVITGELYDAYQQITNAIDMDTIGIRRFRDILDEMQLSQVIETKEVNMGKGGGRHNSHRLLHNPETILDIVMEDTRFREISKSSLKRFA; translated from the coding sequence ATGTCAAACGGGACCTCGACTTCCGATGAAAGTCGAGATTTGGAATCTGCGTCTTCAGACGGTCAAGACGACCGATCTCGCGTCCAAACATCGGAACCGAAGGGGAGTCCAGACGAGAATGGAAAACCGCCATCAAGCGACGGGGACGGTACACAATTCAAAGTTGACGACCCGCTCTTTTCTCAACGGAAGGGAATTTTCCAAAATAAGGAGATGGTCCGTGTCGGTTGGGTACCTGATGGCGATCGAATTGTCGGACGTGACGATTATATTTCCACTATCAGCAGCTGTCTGAACGACGCTGTCTATGGTGGTGCCCCAAATCATATCTCAATTACCGGGAAAACAGGAACGGGAAAATCTCTTGTCTCCCGATACGTCACTCGTCGCGCTGTCAATGCATCTGTTGAGGATATCCGAATAGGTCATACGTATCTAGACTGTTCGAAATCCTCAACTGAAGTTCAAGTCATCTCGACAATCGGGCAACAGCTGAACGACGAGGATATCTATGACGAGGATGAAGACATCGTGAAAATGCCCGATACCGGGCTACCGAAAGACAAGTTCTACAAACGCCTCTGGCAGATTCTCGATCACTATGATTCGGCTATCATCATTCTCGACGAAGTCGACCTTCTCAAGAGCGACCACGTTTTGATGAGTCTCGCGAAGGCTGTCGAATCGAATGATACGTCGTGTCAAATTGGAATTATCGCAATAAGCAATCAAATCAATTTCTTCGACGAGCTAAACCCACGCACGAAGAGTGCCTTCCAGACCCAAGAACTCAATTTCGACCCATACAACGCAAATCAAATTCAAGAAATTCTTCGAGGCCGTGATGACGCCTTCCGTGATGGAGTCCTAACCGATGACGTTATTCCTCTTGTTGCGGCTTTCTCAGCACAGGAACACGGAGATGCGCGAAAGGCAATGCGATTATTCAGGACAGCGGGAGAGCTTGCTGATCGCGAGGGATCAGACGTTGTTGGAGAAGATCATGTGCGAAGCGCTCAGGACACACTTGAAAAGGATCGATTCCGCGACTTCCTCCAGGGAACCCCAACTCAAATGAAAGCCGCATGCCTCTCAATCTCTGCCAAGTCGCTCTACTCGCGCGACGATTATGTTATCACAGGTGAACTATATGATGCGTACCAGCAGATCACTAACGCAATAGATATGGACACGATCGGGATACGGCGGTTCCGGGATATCCTCGATGAGATGCAACTCAGTCAGGTAATTGAAACTAAAGAGGTAAATATGGGAAAAGGCGGCGGCCGCCATAACTCTCATCGGCTACTCCACAATCCTGAGACTATCCTTGATATTGTAATGGAGGATACTCGATTTAGAGAAATCTCTAAATCCTCGCTGAAACGGTTCGCCTGA
- a CDS encoding DNA-binding protein, with product MSKSNPEATSNSTDTENSNAGRQGRQVAKRAFAAEINDATHVFKQSDEERAPNFALLPSGEVANRYFLVGTITEVNDVGNEDEYLQARVVDPTGTMLVYAGQYQPQAAALLSSLEPPAYVAVTAKPSAFESDGETYVSLRPETTTRVDNETRDQWVSETIECTEARLDAFPDSDSEFAAMSREQYGDSLDLDNYREAVNDAREDLGIDMDHRSDRSNSETTTENQNDDVSIDEDGVTKEATVEEAEIAAAVANARFEE from the coding sequence ATGAGCAAATCCAACCCAGAAGCGACATCCAACAGCACCGACACCGAGAACAGCAATGCCGGCCGGCAAGGTCGCCAGGTAGCGAAGCGTGCCTTCGCCGCCGAAATCAACGACGCTACCCACGTCTTCAAACAGTCTGATGAGGAACGAGCCCCGAACTTCGCGCTGCTTCCGTCGGGCGAGGTCGCCAACCGATACTTCCTCGTCGGCACGATAACCGAAGTCAACGACGTCGGGAACGAGGACGAATACTTGCAGGCTCGCGTGGTCGACCCTACGGGCACTATGTTAGTCTACGCCGGGCAGTACCAGCCCCAGGCCGCTGCGCTCCTCTCCAGCCTCGAACCCCCGGCGTACGTCGCTGTGACCGCGAAGCCATCCGCGTTCGAGAGCGATGGCGAGACGTACGTCTCGCTCCGGCCCGAGACCACCACCCGCGTCGATAATGAAACCCGTGATCAGTGGGTTTCCGAGACCATCGAATGTACCGAAGCCCGACTCGACGCCTTCCCCGATAGTGACAGCGAGTTCGCCGCGATGAGCCGCGAGCAGTACGGCGACAGTCTCGACCTCGATAACTATCGGGAGGCCGTCAACGACGCTCGCGAGGACCTCGGAATTGACATGGACCACCGGTCGGACAGATCCAATAGTGAGACCACGACCGAGAACCAGAACGACGACGTCAGCATAGATGAAGACGGCGTCACCAAGGAAGCGACGGTTGAGGAGGCAGAAATCGCCGCTGCCGTCGCAAACGCCAGGTTCGAGGAGTAA
- a CDS encoding TRAM domain-containing protein: MKISEELQCLFSASIEEQDGSYVIDVPERELQLGDLQQGETYRVALVSSPTQSEPEQSEQAETGSQSQREPQEPPVEESETREVEIEDIGEQGDGITRVERGFVVIVPDTKESERVKIEITDVRQNVAFAEVVERLSYYE; this comes from the coding sequence ATGAAGATTTCTGAAGAACTCCAATGTCTGTTTTCAGCTTCGATTGAGGAACAGGACGGGTCGTACGTGATCGACGTTCCAGAGCGCGAGCTACAACTGGGTGATCTACAGCAAGGAGAAACATATCGCGTCGCACTCGTGTCTTCCCCGACACAGAGCGAGCCAGAACAGAGCGAACAGGCTGAAACGGGATCACAGTCCCAGCGTGAGCCACAGGAACCACCAGTTGAGGAAAGTGAGACTCGAGAAGTCGAGATTGAGGACATCGGCGAACAGGGTGATGGCATCACTCGGGTCGAACGTGGTTTCGTCGTGATCGTCCCGGATACGAAAGAGAGTGAGCGAGTCAAAATTGAGATTACCGATGTACGGCAAAACGTCGCTTTCGCCGAGGTCGTCGAACGGTTGAGTTACTACGAGTAA